The sequence below is a genomic window from bacterium.
TATATCCATCATTAATATTTTCAATATAATTTGAAATAACACAATGTAATCTCTGTCCTTTTCTCAATGTTCCATATACAAATACATTCATATTTTGTGATCCTCCTTAGTCTATAACCTTATTTTTGTTATAGAAAAAAGAAAGATCATTTTTTTATGTGTCTGAAAAAATTAATTGAAAAATAAAAAACGGGATTGTCTGAATCCCGTTTTCACACAATAATTAACATTTAATTAATTTTATCCTGTATAATTTTTTGTTCATATATTTTTTTCTAGCTGATATCGAGAATATCATCTCATCTGGTTCAAAACAATCTTTGTTTATATTTTCACATTCTTCTGTAGGTGAACACATATTTATATCCCCACCACACATGTGTTCACATCCAATTCTTTTTTTGCAGTTACAACAACAAATCCAATCACTTCTACTCATGTTAGCACCGTACCGTTTTAAAAATTAATTTTTTTGTAAATAATTTACAATTAAACATATTAAATTCCCCAATATAAAATCTAAAATATAAATCATTTGAGATTCCATAGTAGCCAATACTGTTAAGAATATGGGAAGTGCAGACATCAATCATAATTTTATTTCTTGTTGCTTTACAATTTAAATTTATAAAATTCTGACCACATCCACACTCACATTTCTCAATATTAAGACTATTCATATGTAAACATTCTGAACAACACAATTTTCCAGTTTTTATTTCACTCACTTGTTTTCACCTTTCAATGACTTTAATTTTAAATGATTTTTTAATATAGCATGATAAATAATCTTCATCGGGGTTAAAAATATAATGTTTTTCATTACAATTCTCATTTGGTAAAAATGAGAAATAATGTGATTTTTTAGATAAAGAATCTTCACATACCACAATATAACGATTTTCAATATCAATAGGATATTTAATGTATTTTAATTTTGAACAGGTTCTACATATTATTTCTGTCTTGCTACACATATTAATTTCTCCTTATCTTTTAATGATTTTAATTTTAAATGATTTTTTAACATAACATACTAGATCGACAGTAGTTGTTTCAAAAATATAATATCTATCCTTACAATTTTTATCAGGTTCAAATGAATAATACGGAGAACTATCCAACGAACATTTGCATACCACTGCATCATAATTTCTTCTCAATTCATTAAAACAATTTTTTTTAATGTATTTTAATTTTGAACACGATTCACATATTTTTGGGTGATCATATAACCCCATTTATTTATCCTCATCAAAGTGATATAATTTTCTTAGTCTTTTGATTAAATCATCATCCTCAATATAATAAACATCACCAAGATTTTGAATTAGTTGTCCCAATCTTAAATCTGGTAATTCCTTCCAGATATTTTTTAATTCTTTAAGAATTCTATTGATTCTTTTAGGATCTCTCATTTTTCAAACCGACCTTTCTTCACGCTATGGGAATAAAAGTACATACCGGTCTCTCGCATTTACATGTATATTTTAGTAAACATGAATTCCTTTTGTTTTTGATTATGTGTAATTTAATGTTGATGGCATATTTGCATCTTAATTGAACCATTCGTTTTTTAGAATCATATTTAAATGATTTTCTCATTTTATTTCTTCCACTTTTTCATAAATATCAACAACATTTCCACCTTTGTTAAAATATATCTCCAAATCAATTCCGTTAGAATGAACTTCAATTTGCATAGTCCCATCAGCAACGGGAACAATACAAATGTTATTTAAAAATTCTCTTACTCCATTTATAACTTTTTTGTTAATTGCTGCTGCTCCATATGAATCCCAATTTTTCTTCATAACATCAGATTCTAATTCAATCAATTCTTTTTCAAAATCTCTCATTCTCGGCCCCAATCTTATATTCAACCCATTTCCTAGTCGTCGGGTGAAGAATAATATGATCTTTATTTTTCTTATACCATTTCAGAGTGTTATCTTTTCCATAAATTGCTTTTCCAGCTCCAATCCAATCTGAAATCATTTCATCAATATATTTTATAGGCATCTCTAATACTTTTACTTCTTTTCCATAATCTTCCCTAAGAATCCAGTATTGCCAATGATGTGGGTTTTTATGCTGATGATATAACCAAGCAAGATCAAAATCTATATCTACCTCTTCCTGAAATTTGACATTGTGGATTAAAAGTTCATTTCTTTTATCTCCAAATGTTTCTGATAATTTCGGATGTGGTCCACCATAAAAATATTCCAAATATGGAAAAAATTCAGATGGTAATAGTTTGCTGATGTCGTGAAACAATCCAAGTATCGGATGCCCTCTCTTGCAACACTCAACGAATACGAACCATTTATGTTTCAAAATATATTTAAGGTATTTAAAATATTTCACTCATCAACTCCCTTCACTCAAATTTTAAAAGATCTGTTAACTTGGAAATAGAAATATGAATTTTTAATAGCGATTTACAGTTCTTCCATGTGTGATATGTTCCCGAATCTTTTTTTGGAGTGTTTCCTTCAGTATTGGTAAATGCCAAAAGTATATCGGATTTATTTGCAATATCCAAATTTCTTGCAAAGAATCCATTAAAATTAACATTGACAGCTGCGCCTTTATTTATAGCTTCAGATATTTGATTTAGTGATGATATTTTTATTTTATCTGAAAATTTTTTGTGATAATAGTTCGCTATATTCCCTGGACATTTATAGTCAGAACCTTCCTCATATTTTCCATTTTTAAATTCACACGGAAGAAATAATATCAGTGAGTTACAAACATTTTTTAAATATAGATT
It includes:
- a CDS encoding DUF5662 family protein; translation: MKYFKYLKYILKHKWFVFVECCKRGHPILGLFHDISKLLPSEFFPYLEYFYGGPHPKLSETFGDKRNELLIHNVKFQEEVDIDFDLAWLYHQHKNPHHWQYWILREDYGKEVKVLEMPIKYIDEMISDWIGAGKAIYGKDNTLKWYKKNKDHIILHPTTRKWVEYKIGAENERF